One genomic segment of Gymnogyps californianus isolate 813 chromosome 8, ASM1813914v2, whole genome shotgun sequence includes these proteins:
- the MMACHC gene encoding cyanocobalamin reductase / alkylcobalamin dealkylase isoform X1: MEGRVAERLRSALGPFGFEVHAFKVGWYNAILQPAFHLPYPDDTLAFVVLSTPAMFDKALKPFVNKEQLKIIRDPVDQCVSHHLSRVKEKFPDQKVDVIFDYEILPSRKPKFLAQTAAHVAGAAYYYQRKDVKLDPWGKKKIYGVCIHPKYGGWFAIRGLLLFPDIQVRFLEQPAPVDCVSTEEKRIELLEQFNFHWQDGRYRDIIEVKERYSEEQKAYFATPPAERFRLLGLTQEAQRSTFH, encoded by the exons GTTGGATGGTACAATGCTATTCTCCAGCCAGCCTTTCATCTCCCCTACCCAGATGACACACTGGCCTTCGTGGTCCTCAGCACGCCTGCAATGTTTGACAAAGCCCTTAAACCTTTTGTGAACaaagaacagttaaaaataatcaggGATCCTGTGGATCAGTGTGTTTCTCATCATTTATCACGTGTGAAGGAG aAATTCCCTGACCAGAAGGTGGACGTCATCTTTGATTACGAGATTCTGCCAAGCCGAAAGCCCAAGTTCTTGGCCCAGACAGCTGCCCATGTTGCTGGAGCCGCATATTACTACCAAAGGAAGGATGTGAAGCTTGATCCTTGGGGGAAAAAG aagatcTATGGCGTATGTATCCATCCCAAGTATGGCGGTTGGTTTGCTATCCGGGGTCTCCTCCTGTTCCCAGATATTCAGGTACGGTTCCTGGAACAGCCTGCCCCTGTTGACTGTGtgagcacagaggagaaaagaattgAGTTGCTGGAGCAATTCAATTTCCACTGGCAGGACGGCCGCTACAGGGACATAATTGAAGTGAAGGAAAGGTATTCAGAGGAGCAGAAAGCCTACTTTGCCACTCCTCCAGCGGAGAGATTCAGACTGTTAGGGCTGACACAAGAAGCCCAGAGAAGCACATTTCACTGA
- the MMACHC gene encoding cyanocobalamin reductase / alkylcobalamin dealkylase isoform X2, which yields MEGRVAERLRSALGPFGFEVHAFKVGWYNAILQPAFHLPYPDDTLAFVVLSTPAMFDKALKPFVNKEQLKIIRDPVDQCVSHHLSRVKEKFPDQKVDVIFDYEILPSRKPKFLAQTAAHVAGAAYYYQRKDVKLDPWGKKIYGVCIHPKYGGWFAIRGLLLFPDIQVRFLEQPAPVDCVSTEEKRIELLEQFNFHWQDGRYRDIIEVKERYSEEQKAYFATPPAERFRLLGLTQEAQRSTFH from the exons GTTGGATGGTACAATGCTATTCTCCAGCCAGCCTTTCATCTCCCCTACCCAGATGACACACTGGCCTTCGTGGTCCTCAGCACGCCTGCAATGTTTGACAAAGCCCTTAAACCTTTTGTGAACaaagaacagttaaaaataatcaggGATCCTGTGGATCAGTGTGTTTCTCATCATTTATCACGTGTGAAGGAG aAATTCCCTGACCAGAAGGTGGACGTCATCTTTGATTACGAGATTCTGCCAAGCCGAAAGCCCAAGTTCTTGGCCCAGACAGCTGCCCATGTTGCTGGAGCCGCATATTACTACCAAAGGAAGGATGTGAAGCTTGATCCTTGGGGGAAAAAG atcTATGGCGTATGTATCCATCCCAAGTATGGCGGTTGGTTTGCTATCCGGGGTCTCCTCCTGTTCCCAGATATTCAGGTACGGTTCCTGGAACAGCCTGCCCCTGTTGACTGTGtgagcacagaggagaaaagaattgAGTTGCTGGAGCAATTCAATTTCCACTGGCAGGACGGCCGCTACAGGGACATAATTGAAGTGAAGGAAAGGTATTCAGAGGAGCAGAAAGCCTACTTTGCCACTCCTCCAGCGGAGAGATTCAGACTGTTAGGGCTGACACAAGAAGCCCAGAGAAGCACATTTCACTGA
- the PRDX1 gene encoding peroxiredoxin-1 → MSSGKAFIGKPAPDFTATAVMPDGQFKDIKLSDYKGKYVVFFFYPLDFTFVCPTEIIAYSDRADEFKKINCEVIGASVDSHFCHLAWINTPKKQGGLGTMKIPLISDTKRVIAKEYGVLKEDEGIAYRGLFIIDEKGILRQITINDLPVGRSVDETIRLVQAFQFTDKHGEVCPAGWKPGSDTIKPDVQKSKEYFSKQK, encoded by the exons ATGTCTTCAGGAAAGGCTTTCATTGGAAAACCAGCCCCTGACTTTACTGCCACGGCTGTAATGCCAGATGGACAATTCAAAGACATCAAACTCTCTGACTATAAAG GAAAATATGTTGTGTTCTTCTTCTACCCCCTGGACTTCACTTTTGTCTGTCCAACTGAAATTATTGCATACAGTGACAGAGCTGATGAattcaagaaaattaactgtgaaGTAATTGGAGCTTCTGTTGACTCTCACTTTTGTCACCTTGCCTG GATCAACACCCCTAAGAAACAGGGTGGTTTGGGTACTATGAAAATCCCATTGATTTCTGACACAAAACGTGTCATTGCCAAAGAGTATGGAGTACTTAAAGAGGATGAAGGTATTGCATACAG GGGTCTGTTCATAATTGATGAGAAGGGGATCTTGAGGCAGATAACAATCAATGATCTCCCTGTTGGCCGTTCTGTTGATGAAACCATCAGACTTGTCCAGGCCTTCCAGTTTACAGATAAACATGGAGAAG TGTGCCCAGCTGGCTGGAAGCCTGGCAGTGACACAATCAAGCCTGATGTTCAGAAAAGTAAAGAGTATTTCTCCAAGCAGAAATAA